In Anomaloglossus baeobatrachus isolate aAnoBae1 chromosome 3, aAnoBae1.hap1, whole genome shotgun sequence, one genomic interval encodes:
- the LOC142295705 gene encoding WD repeat and coiled-coil-containing protein-like isoform X2: MELGKGKLLRSGLNALYQAIHPVHGLAWTDGKQVILTALHLHNEDPKFGSSMVIGQFEHVHGLYWGPAHANDIPALLAVQHKKHVTVWQLYYNNSEKNKLVVSQTCEVGDPLPVLPQGCVWHPSKDILVILTKRDVSVLYSARSENSSVKADIKSTGVVHCACWTKDGSRLVVAISSALYSYIWDGKHKMLNPCTFCPIFDVGGYICAIESTVDSQVAVATELPLDRLCALNSGIAFDMPATSEITPSAQPALLLMDEEFSLDVGRKSTDSGTSLSTDSPITSPGTVDLTHILINHAKSDLSPLLNLKRKDYITGSGQDSSHLILVNFEKKVTSTRKVSIPGILVPDILAFDPGAHIVAVASNTCSHVLVYSLTSTNMPNIQQIQLEKNERPKGLYFLTDKMLLVLVGRQKTCDPAFLPSSSSDKYIIRLMVKEVMFDEDSEIPSAHSSFDSSALLHGRKKYVDSLYKDDQSPACRELLIPGSSSGRQSISKKQLIEEIRGYNCDQSPTSSASDFEDKKTTMTLHHLDSEPKNRSLILGLETHRKPSSRPASPKLQSQVCKNLTKNATAIPDHDILHVSRNLERLCCNMSNLQQRLSDLTDLAQNGRKSYLSYPSSREAPYVTIICQGRNQDLSGSHWGHISSTFHLSRQELEVRTF, translated from the exons ATGGAGTTAGGAAAGGGTAAACTCCTGAGAAGCGGCCTCAATGCCTTGTACCAGGCCATACATCCGGTGCACGGCTTGGCCTGGACAGATGGCAAACAAGTCATTCTTACCGCCTTGCACCTTCACAATGAAGACCCTAAGTTCGGCAGTTCCATGGTGATCGGACAATTCGAACATGTCCACGGCCTCTACTGGGGTCCAGCTCACGCCAACGACATTCCCGCTCTCCTGGCCGTCCAACACAAGAAACACGTCACTGTCTGGCAGCTGTACTACAATAATTCAGAGAAGAACAAGTTGGTTGTTTCTCAGACCTGTGAAGTCGGGGACCCTCTGCCTGTTCTGCCGCAGGGCTGCGTGTGGCACCCAAGTAAAGACATCTTGGTTATTTTAACCAAACGGGATGTTTCTGTCTTGTATTCGGCGCGCTCGGAAAACTCTAGCGTTAAGGCGGACATCAAGAGTACGGGGGTTGTCCACTGCGCTTGCTGGACTAAAGATGGAAGCCGTCTGGTTGTCGCCATCAGTAGTGCACTCTACTCCTATATTTGGGACGGGAAGCACAAAATGTTAAATCCTTGCACTTTTTGTCCCATATTTGATGTTGGTGGGTACATTTGTGCTATCGAATCAACGGTTGACTCTCAAGTGGCTGTTGCTACAGAGCTTCCCCTAGATAGGTTATGTGCATTAAATTCTGGCATTGCATTCGACATGCCCGCAACCTCCGAAATAACTCCCTCCGCCCAACCAGCCCTGCTGCTCATGGACGAAGAGTTCTCCTTAGACGTGGGTCGAAAATCAACCGATTCCGGGACCTCTCTATCCACAGATTCGCCAATAACGTCCCCTGGGACTGTGGACCTTACCCATATCTTGATCAACCATGCAAAATCTGACTTGAGTCCGCTTCTTAACTTGAAACGCAAGGACTATATAACGGGGAGCGGACAAGACTCCTCACATCTGATCCTTGTAAACTTTGAGAAGAAAGTGACGTCCACACGGAAGGTCAGCATCCCCGGGATCCTGGTCCCGGACATCTTGGCTTTCGATCCTGGTGCACATATCGTAGCTGTTGCGTCAAACACGTGTAGCCATGTTCTAGTCTACTCATTGACGTCTACTAACATGCCCAACATCCAGCAAATTCAACTGGAGAAGAACGAGCGGCCTAAAGGCTTGTACTTCCTAACGGATAAGATGCTGTTAGTGCTGGTGGGGAGGCAGAAGACGTGTGACCCGGCGTTCCTTCCATCTTCCAGCTCCGATAAGTATATTATCCGCCTGATGGTGAAGGAGGTTATGTTTGACGAAGACTCCGAGATCCCAAGCGCACACTCGAGCTTTGACTCTTCCGCTTTATTACATGGAAGGAAGAAGTATGTGGACTCTTTATACAAAGATGACCAGTCTCCCGCTTGCCGTGAGCTCCTGATCCCGGGAAGTTCCTCCGGACGTCAGTCTATAAGTAAAAAGCAACTCATAGAAGAGATTCGAGGTTACAACTGTGATCAAAGCCCGACGTCCAGTGCCAGCGACTTTGAGGATAAAAAGACCACGATGACTTTACACCACTTAGACTCAGAGCCGAAAAATCGGTCTCTAATATTAGGTCTAGAGACACACCGGAAACCTTCCAGCAGACCAGCGTCTCCAAAACTGCAATCCCAAGTGTGTAAGAACCTAACGAAGAACGCCACTGCAATCCCTGACCACGATATTCTGCATGTGTCTCGCAATCTGGAGCGACTTTGCTGCAACATGTCCAACCTCCAACAACGCCTATCAGATCTGACGGACCTGGCACAGAACGGAAGGAAGTCCTATCTGTCCTACCCGTCCTCTAGAGAAGCTCCGTATGTTACCATCATCTGCCAG GGAAGGAACCAGGATCTGTCAGGCAGTCATTGGGGCCACATCAGCAGCACCTTTCACCTCTCAAGGCAGGAGTTAGAGGTGCGAACTTTTTAG